A region from the Rosa rugosa chromosome 6, drRosRugo1.1, whole genome shotgun sequence genome encodes:
- the LOC133716776 gene encoding cytochrome P450 704C1-like has protein sequence MDFASTAVALSLALVLAVVAVRHRARRLHDKNKRYHPVAETVVHQLINFPRLHHYMTELAGKYNTYRMLDLFKGAVYTADPANVKYVLKTNFTNYGKGSYMYNILSDGLGDGIFAVDGQKWRHQRKVMSAEFSTKVVRDFSSAVFKTNAVKLAGIIYEAATSCSNQAIEIQDLLMKSTLDSIIKILLGIELDSMSGKDEEGNRFSHAFESGQEATLYRLIDMFWKIKRFLNIGKEAELKKNIKEVDQFLYKLINCKIETIQNPEDENIYVSYLPCHLFVIAYRRNELGILSLLM, from the exons ATGGATTTTGCTTCCACGGCGGTAGCATTAAGTTTAGCGTTAGTTTTAGCTGTAGTTGCAGTTAGACACCGTGCCCGAAGATTGCATGACAAGAACAAGAGATACCATCCTGTTGCCGAAACTGTCGTGCACCAACTTATCAACTTCCCTAGGTTACACCATTACATGACTGAACTTGCGGGTAAGTATAACACTTACAGGATGCTCGACTTGTTCAAAGGTGCGGTTTACACAGCAGATCCTGCAAATGTGAAATATGTGCTCAAAACAAACTTCACTAATTATGGCAAG GGGTCGTATATGTACAACATTCTGTCAGATGGACTAGGTGATGGGATTTTCGCAGTGGACGGGCAAAAATGGCGGCATCAGAGGAAGGTGATGAGCGCTGAATTCTCAACAAAAGTAGTGAGAGACTTCAGCAGTGCAGTTTTCAAAACCAATGCAGTTAAACTTGCTGGCATAATTTATGAAGCTGCAACCAGCTGCAGCAACCAAGCAATAGAGATCCAA GATTTGTTAATGAAATCAACCTTAGATTCAATCATCAAGATTCTACTTGGTATCGAACTAGACAGCATGAGTGGAAAAGATGAAGAAGGTAACCGGTTTTCCCATGCTTTTGAATCAGGGCAAGAAGCTACCCTATATCGATTGATTGATATGTTCTGGAAGATCAAACGCTTCTTAAACATCGGTAAGGAAGCAGAGCTAAAGAAAAACATCAAAGAGGTCGATCAGTTTTTGTATAAATTAATCAATTGCAAGATTGAAACTATCCAGAATCCAGAAGATGAAAACATATATGTGAGTTACCTTCCATGTCATCTGTTTGTTATTGCTTATAGAAGGAATGAACTTGGTATTTTATCATTACTAATGTAA
- the LOC133713890 gene encoding cytochrome P450 703A2-like, which yields MDLHTSPVSFIIAATIASIIYQLVKRRFGPKTEKVFPPGPARLPVLGNLLRLGPLPHRDMASLCDNYGPLVYLRLGSIDAITTNDPDIIREILIQQDDVFASRPRTLAAVHLAYGCGDVALAPLGPQWKRMRRICMEHLLTTKRLESFAKHRADEAQHLVQDVWATAQTGKAVNLREVLGGWSMNNVTRMLLGKQYFGAGSAGPQEAMEFMHITHELFWLLGLIYLGDYLPIWRWVDPYGCEKKMREVEKRVDDFHTKILEEHRRVREEKSKPTGGEEDGAEMDFVDVLLSLPGEDGKKHMEDVEIKALIQDMIAAATDTSAVTNEWAMAEVIKHPRVLRKIQEELDLVVGQHRMVNESDLPHLNYLRCVVRETFRMHPAGPFLIPHESLRATWINGYYIPAKTRVFINTHGLGRNTKLWDNVEEFRPERHWLDDGSRVEISHGVDFKILPFSAGKRKCPGAPLGVTLVLMALARLFHCFNWTPPEGLRPEDIDTKEVYGMTMPKVQPLMAVARPRLANHMYH from the exons ATGGATTTACATACCTCTCCTGTGTCTTTTATTATTGCAGCCACAATTGCTAGTATCATATACCAATTGGTGAAGCGGAGATTTGGGCCAAAAACCGAGAAGGTTTTTCCTCCCGGGCCGGCAAGATTGCCGGTGTTGGGAAACCTACTGCGGTTGGGCCCTCTACCCCACAGAGACATGGCATCTTTATGCGACAATTATGGGCCGCTGGTCTACCTACGACTTGGGAGCATTGATGCCATCACCACCAACGACCCTGACATCATACGTGAAATACTTATTCAACAAGATGACGTCTTTGCATCACGGCCGCGAACTTTGGCCGCGGTGCATTTGGCCTATGGTTGTGGCGACGTTGCGCTTGCCCCATTGGGCCCACAATGGAAGCGAATGAGGCGAATATGCATGGAACACTTGCTAACAACAAAACGCCTCGAGTCTTTTGCCAAACACCGAGCCGATGAAGCCCAACACCTCGTACAAGATGTTTGGGCCACGGCCCAGACGGGGAAGGCAGTGAACTTGAGGGAAGTGTTGGGTGGGTGGTCTATGAACAATGTGACTAGGATGTTGCTTGGTAAACAATATTTTGGGGCCGGGTCGGCAGGTCCACAAGAGGCCATGGAGTTCATGCACATAACCCATGAGTTATTTTGGCTGTTGGGGTTGATATATTTGGGAGATTACTTGCCAATTTGGAGGTGGGTGGATCCTTACGGTTGTGAGAAGAAAATGAGGGAAGTGGAGAAAAGGGTAGATGATTTTCATACCAAGATTCTTGAAGAGCATAGGAGGGTAAGGGAGGAGAAGAGCAAGCCAACTGGAGGAGAGGAAGATGGGGCAGAAATGGACTTTGTTGATGTTTTGTTGTCTTTGCCAGGTGAGGATGGGAAAAAGCATATGGAGGATGTGGAAATCAAAGCTCTAATACAG GATATGATAGCTGCTGCCACAGACACTTCAGCTGTGACCAACGAATGGGCGATGGCCGAGGTGATCAAGCATCCACGTGTCCTCCGTAAGATCCAAGAAGAGCTCGATTTAGTCGTGGGTCAACATAGAATGGTCAACGAATCAGACCTACCCCATCTTAACTACCTACGCTGCGTTGTACGCGAAACCTTCCGCATGCATCCGGCGGGACCCTTCCTCATTCCGCACGAGTCATTACGCGCCACGTGGATCAACGGTTACTACATCCCGGCCAAGACACGTGTCTTCATCAACACCCATGGGCTGGGCCGAAACACAAAGCTATGGGACAATGTCGAGGAGTTTAGGCCCGAGCGGCATTGGCTCGATGATGGGAGCCGAGTCGAGATTAGCCATGGAGTCGATTTCAAAATTCTTCCTTTTAGTGCAGGAAAGAGAAAGTGTCCCGGCGCGCCGCTTGGGGTGACTCTAGTCTTGATGGCTTTGGCTCGGCTTTTTCATTGTTTTAACTGGACACCACCGGAGGGTTTGAGGCCGGAAGATATTGATACCAAAGAGGTTTATGGAATGACAATGCCTAAGGTTCAACCTTTGATGGCTGTTGCTAGGCCTCGCTTGGCAAACCATATGTATCATTGA